A single region of the Ziziphus jujuba cultivar Dongzao chromosome 10, ASM3175591v1 genome encodes:
- the LOC125421059 gene encoding G-type lectin S-receptor-like serine/threonine-protein kinase LECRK3, producing MIYNLHKCLLFFHSSMESIPPYLLCSFFLIIISCLMPYFTQAQTYKNISLGSTLIAKQDNNSFWASPSAEFAFGFQQIQKDGFLLAIWFNKIPDKTIVWYANGNNLVPTGSKLELARDGTLVLEDTNGKQIWNAESNNTGSVSYAAILDTGNLVLVSRDSVLLWESFNQPSDTILPTQTLQGDIKLFARYSEKNYTYGRYNMTLQEGNLELHVTYSPRDSRHHVYLTSETDGNTNQLIFNQSGFIYLPAKNGSIIQILSSDAVSPQEFYQRAILEYDGVFRHYVYPKSTISNGRWPMAWSSLFHMPSNICFMKLGQSGDDRGMGPCGFNSYCQMEQGRPTCQCPEGYSFTDPNDESLGCRQDFVSQSCDRETPETDQFYFQEMKNADWNLSEYEHFQQVTEDYCRLDCLSDCFCAAVSFVDGNCTKKKSPLSNGRIDASISWKTLVKVRKNFSSFKPGRADSEDKDRSTLVLIGSILLSSSVFVNILLLLATIVVFSLHSRKRSKVLQPRVVLPGRNLQCFTYGEIKEFTNEFSQELGSGNFAKVFKGVLNSDSGDPVAVKRFYNIVTEGEQEFKAEVNAIGQTNHRNLVQLLGFCTEGEHRILVYEFMRNGSLASFLFSKSGIKWHSRIQIAIETARGLLYLHEECSTQIIHCDIRPQKILLDDSFTAKISHFGLAKLLKTDQNLTVTEIRGTKGYVAPEWFRNMPITVKVDIYSFGILLLELICCRKNLDLGAEDEDQRILADWAYDCYIDGKLHLLVKDDKEAMDDMKSVEKFVKIAIWCIQEEPSLRPSMKKVTQMLEGAVEVSIPPDPASFFSSI from the coding sequence ATGATATATAACCTGCATAAGTGCCTACTCTTCTTTCACTCCAGTATGGAATCCATACCACCATATCTTCTATGCTCATTCTTCCTCATCATCATCTCTTGTCTTATGCCATATTTTACACAGGCTCAGACTTACAAGAACATATCTCTGGGCTCTACACTCATTGCAAAACAGGACAATAACTCTTTCTGGGCTTCACCATCTGCTGAATTTGCTTTTGGTTTCCAGCAAATCCAAAAAGATGGTTTCTTACTAGCTATCTGGTTCAACAAAATACCCGACAAAACCATTGTTTGGTATGCCAATGGGAATAATCTAGTACCAACTGGATCCAAACTTGAACTTGCCAGAGATGGCACGCTTGTCCTTGAGGACACAAATGGTAAACAAATATGGAATGCTGAGTCCAACAATACTGGATCAGTTTCCTATGCAGCCATTCTTGATACTGGAAACTTGGTGCTGGTCAGCCGAGATTCTGTATTACTGTGGGAGAGTTTCAATCAACCATCCGACACAATTTTGCCCACACAAACTTTGCAGGGAGATATCAAGCTGTTTGCTCGTTACTCGGAGAAAAACTACACATATGGAAGATACAATATGACATTGCAAGAAGGAAATCTCGAGCTTCATGTGACATATTCTCCTCGGGATTCACGTCATCATGTCTATTTGACTAGTGAGACGGATGGCAATACCAACCAGTTGATCTTCAACCAGTCGGGCTTTATTTATCTACCAGCAAAGAATGGAAGCATAATTCAAATTCTATCATCTGATGCTGTTTCACCCCAAGAATTCTACCAGAGAGCAATTCTAGAATATGATGGAGTTTTCAGGCATTATGTATATCCAAAGAGTACAATCTCTAATGGAAGATGGCCTATGGCCTGGTCCTCGTTGTTCCACATGCCTTCAAACATATGCTTCATGAAGTTGGGTCAATCTGGTGATGATCGTGGCATGGGACCGTGCGGGTTCAACAGCTACTGTCAAATGGAGCAAGGGAGGCCTACCTGTCAGTGCCCTGAAGGTTACTCTTTCACGGATCCAAATGATGAATCTCTGGGATGTAGACAGGACTTTGTTTCGCAAAGTTGTGACAGAGAAACCCCGGAAACAGATCAATTCTATTTCCAGGAGATGAAAAACGCAGATTGGAATTTATCTGAGTACGAGCATTTCCAACAGGTGACAGAGGATTATTGCAGGCTGGACTGCTTAAGTGACTGTTTCTGCGCCGCCGTGAGTTTTGTAGATGGGAATTGTACCAAGAAGAAATCACCTCTTTCAAATGGTAGGATCGACGCCAGCATCAGTTGGAAAACTCTTGTCAAAGTAAGGAAAAACTTTTCTTCCTTTAAACCTGGAAGAGCAGATTCAGAAGATAAAGATCGATCAACTTTGGTCCTAATTGGATCAATCCTCTTAAGCAGTTCAGTTTTTGTAAATATCCTCCTATTATTAGCTACCATTGTGGTTTTCAGCTTGCATAGCAGAAAAAGAAGTAAGGTTCTTCAACCGCGTGTGGTCTTGCCGGGAAGGAATCTCCAATGTTTCACATACGGAGAGATTAAGGAGTTCACAAATGAATTCAGCCAAGAACTTGGCAGTGGTAATTTTGCCAAAGTCTTCAAAGGTGTTCTAAATTCTGATAGTGGAGACCCTGTTGCTGTCAAAAGGTTCTACAACATAGTGACAGAAGGAGAGCAGGAATTCAAAGCCGAAGTGAACGCCATTGGACAAACTAATCACAGAAACTTGGTCCAGCTCTTGGGGTTCTGCACCGAGGGAGAGCACCGGATTCTAGTATATGAATTTATGAGGAATGGTTCTCTTGCAAGTTTCCTCTTCAGCAAGTCAGGAATAAAGTGGCACTCCAGGATTCAGATAGCCATTGAAACTGCAAGAGGGCTGCTTTACTTGCATGAAGAGTGTAGCACCCAAATCATCCATTGTGACATCAGGCCTCAAAAAATACTCTTAGACGACTCTTTTACAGCTAAAATTTCGCACTTTGGATTAGCCAAGCTGTTGAAGACAGACCAGAATCTGACAGTAACAGAAATAAGAGGAACTAAGGGGTATGTTGCTCCGGAGTGGTTCAGAAACATGCCAATAACAGTCAAGGTGGATATTTACAGCTTTGGCATATTGTTATTAGAGCTTATTTGCTGCAGGAAAAATCTTGACTTAGGTGCAGAAGACGAGGATCAAAGGATACTGGCTGATTGGGCGTATGATTGCTACATAGATGGAAAACTGCATCTTCTGGTGAAGGATGACAAGGAGGCCATGGACGATATGAAGAGTGTAGAAAAATTTGTAAAGATTGCCATTTGGTGCATTCAGGAGGAACCATCACTTAGACCCTCCATGAAGAAAGTCACTCAGATGCTTGAAGGCGCTGTTGAAGTCTCAATTCCACCAGATCCTGCCTCATTTTTCAGTTCAATCTAA